In Anopheles gambiae chromosome 2, idAnoGambNW_F1_1, whole genome shotgun sequence, a single window of DNA contains:
- the LOC1276506 gene encoding uncharacterized protein LOC1276506 isoform X7 produces the protein MWRKSRTNELREREAPPGVAGEKPGRTSGKGSIQDGRDAGSSLILPSTGGSLWLVVVKRRNYRRCVWCREQLPNLHRRDPFRKLSQRRRSSRKPDAAECYMCNANVELENPDSFATCRGCEKLVCRGENCCQWVESIGIWECTGCQSNRVIQQKAGEWLLNQLTVRLKHPGPVELKDGNLLGLGLDTDDTRSTTSSTTTTVSANQRVKVREFIEELLSAMLHGPLDDVSVGQLMKHESYLRLFRKFHTRLSRCLYNLERSIHHSLMSDLPLWEGQQQHHSPSDQHFELKRLIQKILEEIAKLPELLNHSGLPLRPEEHLPYFDPKKYEQLLATAVLNKVVDDYRNPKNFTDGGDVAGKGQTGAGATPYTGTTVDINHNQLSETGSSRSLLSKESLRQMSVTADDQAPQPHEGVSYSAIGTERRLSDTDESYLSDYIQRHKVPLPDLSDTTGSGSGAEDDDLQSLKSNATDGTWEENWLFRKRQLKTTESSIAMLVPSPTEEVKALIGDKNADEISDLSEAGSDCEGYESDGNVNGGTVPAVAPVVVASSSKDTTSEGISSSSKTQSLDEILPPDSLVSINSLPVNEEALSEATNSQLLADQVAQNGASERLQVDDLISIEPVADRVETTNPTLTNPFLDDVFEANNNVITDDVKMLQRTETGDNRSSATESNGYGDRKEIPIDRVLLDSRSPPDSPVQQVLSPHPIMMTITDVFDRLANSSPLTAISEEQPPAVLDEMVDSEPPTLEAITEECSGLVEEKHPVLSPSDSVQVEQDESEYRTISEATNNSLLLADSFEGLESFDTYEPGNDEFCSLMEPNDSDRTPEPGPSPDLLQIRETPPAALYVCNQDQLEFAEQLRSLEEDATKQQDPFERTPDDQPTRVSLQPDLVTFDNNAPSPDSGPPGIVAVTEQMRAYCEELKAILNLPEDEEPSQELSVPLEPEPEQWEIVDTPEALEALEQFQNELLIAVSDPTQTDVRPCSNHAIREEPLLELEDRFPGPIEVAGLQMAQYSDSLKSLEYVEEGTVMDEETLPLPDAYIERGESPQALLVSSEDSSQPIVTISHTPSTEPEPSITTVSLPGEEHPPTSTEETMLTSMESRDESKIEDTSMPAFSDTELPSLSSPFTSFSLTNSTINNNNNNNCMPTNISLTEQGPNHLVTNHTSNNTNPSIEVGESALEVDPEQPQAVESVADVCSLVPAQIATNGGDVPEVQGDSGEQDASVDAPDTLIPGSIAEREHLKWRNAKPIANNPYSPDVLQRRLSEKTRPSSMIEIDRLVRKEAAPATGRAAGGVLIDDEETPKEPTDSGTENDRSLQSVTGGVLTETKKIGREYYINDPERLRAGGAPLKSTLGPQTQTQQPSHSTDDEKSLLLGRAVDESEAAAPQKLTPEPVSSLYRSSSVGKQRDPRAEDIFAARPVQVTADDPILQQGTKVSYLSTAAGEIYLVPVESEPNGGSLMSSSSELSSVHSPTNAHQRPELDSLTYSEDSDVTRIYDLTTGEAKVVRTCHSETEPPHDTILQILPQPSPTKQQPAIMATAPSHEQSSSSSNVSALKSQLSTGERADAGSYHRRSPFPVKPLSPETIKFFAPKRKLSFTGSTNSLVGESGSKGAGSEQGTTHVLPSMHSSLHIDYPASRSATGSEFAIIEKDVIDVLPSVKELAKCYSGSTSDVSTLPPKPLYKPRVKLRKDFIRQSSDVLNEEGMPNTKGQRQYSSTSSIAVRDEIREIRKLNLEAYRQSTYYPMAPGHSITARSLSKQIREHKSNVTDDHKVGHHQQEEQTAPAPLVPGGADGELNGTDADDEPGHASPERPASPVLLPGHLKSSIQFFESLKNKP, from the exons ATGTGGAGGAAAAGCCGAACGAACGAATTGAGGGAACGAGAAGCACCACCTGGCGTGGCAGGGGAAAAGCCCGGCCGAACAAGCGGGAAAGGTAGCATACAGGATGGACGAGAtgcaggttcgtcgcttataCTTCCGAGCACCGGCGGCAGTCTCTGGTTAGTGGTCGTTAAGCGACGTAACTATCGCCGTTGCGTGTGGTGTAGGGAGCAGTTACCAAACTTGCATCGGCGCGATCCCTTCCG TAAACTCAGCCAACGACGGCGCTCTTCCCGGAAGCCCGATGCGGCAGAGTGTTACATGTGTAACGCAAACGTCGAGCTCGAAAATCCAGACAG CTTCGCAACATGCCGCGGTTGCGAAAAACTGGTCTGCCGGGGCGAAAACTGCTGCCAGTGGGTGGAATCGATCGGCATCTGGGAATGTACCGGCTGCCAGTCGAATCGCGTAATCCAGCAGAAGGCGGGCGAATGGCTGCTGAACCAGTTGACCGTCCGGCTGAAGCACCCGGGCCCGGTAGAGCTGAAGGACGGCAATCTGCTCGGTCTCGGTTTGG ACACGGACGATACTCGCAGCACCACTTCCAGCACAACGACGACCGTTTCGGCCAACCAGCGTGTGAAGGTGCGAGAATTTATCGAGGAGCTGCTGTCCGCTATGCTGCACGGTCCGCTGGACGATGTATCCGTTGGGCAGCTAATGAAACATGAAAGCT ATTTAAGACTTTTTCGCAAGTTCCACACACGTTTGAGCAGGTGTCTGTACAATCTAGAACGCTCGATCCATCACTCACTAATGTCGG atctaCCACTATGGGAAGgtcaacagcagcatcacagCCCGAGCGATCAGCACTTCGAGCTGAAGCGACTGATACAGAAGATACTGGAAGAGATCGCCAAGCTGCCGGAGCTGCTGAACCACAGTGGCCTTCCGCTACGGCCGGAAGAGCATCTGCCGTACTTCGATCCGAAGAAGTACGAGCAGCTGTTGGCCACTGCGGTGCTGAACAAG GTGGTGGACGACTATCGGAATCCGAAAAACTTCACCGACGGCGGTGACGTGGCAGGCAAGGGGCAGACCGGCGCTGGTGCCACCCCGTACACCGGTACCACGGTGGACATTAACCACAATCAGCTGTCCGAGACGG GTAGCAGCCGAAGTTTGCTGAGTAAAGAAAGCCTCAGACAGATGTCCGTAACG GCTGACGATCAAGCACCACAACCACACGAAGGCGTCAGCTACAGTGCGATCGGCACGGAAAGGCGACTCTCCGACACGGACGAATCCTACCTGAGCGACTACATCCAGCGGCATAAAGTCCCGCTGCCCGATCTGTCCGACACGACCGGATCCGGGTCCGGTGCCGAGGACGACGATCTGCAATCGCTCAAGTCGAACGCGACCGATGGTACGTGGGAGGAAAATTGGCTGTTCCGCAAGCGGCAACTGAAGACGACCGAATCCTCGATCGCCATGCTCGTACCGTCGCCCACCGAAGAGGTGAAAGCACTGATCGGGGACAAGAATGCGGATGAGATCAGTGATCTGTCTGAGGCAGGATCGGACTGTGAAGGGTACGAGTCGGATGGGAATGTGAACGGTGGCACTGTACCAGCGGTAGCGCCTGTGGTTGTGGCATCAAGCAGCAAAGACACAACGAGTGAGGGAATTTCGTCCTCCTCCAAGACACAATCACTGGACGAGATCCTGCCGCCCGACAGTCTCGTGTCGATCAACTCGTTGCCGGTCAATGAGGAGGCACTGTCGGAAGCTACCAACAGTCAGCTGCTGGCCGATCAGGTCGCACAGAACGGAGCCAGTGAACGTCTGCAGGTGGACGATCTGATCAGTATCGAACCGGTGGCGGACAGGGTGGAAACGACCAATCCAACCCTGACCAACCCATTCCTGGACGATGTGTTTGAGGCAAACAACAATGTTATAACGGACGACGTGAAGATGCTGCAGCGTACCGAGACAGGGGACAATCG CAGTTCCGCCACCGAATCCAACGGTTACGGTGACCGAAAAGAAATCCCAATAGATCGAG TGCTGCTCGATTCCCGTTCACCACCGGACTCGCCAGTGCAGCAGGTACTGTCACCGCATCCGATCATGATGACGATCACGGACGTTTTCGATCGGTTGGCGAACAGTTCCCCACTGACAGCCATCTCGGAGGAGCAACCGCCGGCAGTGCTGGATGAAATGGTTGACAGCGAACCGCCAACGCTGGAAGCGATCACGGAAGAATGTTCCGGGCtggtggaagaaaaacatCCCGTCCTATCCCCATCAGACAGCGTACAGGTCGAGCAGGATGAGAGCGAGTATCGAACAATTTCCGAAGCAACTAACAACAGTCTCCTGCTGGCGGATTCGTTCGAAGGACTTGAATCGTTCGATACGTACGAGCCAGGGAACGATGAGTTTTGCTCGCTTATGGAACCGAATGACTCCGATCGAACGCCGGAACCCGGGCCATCGCCTGATCTGCTACAAATACGGGAAACACCACCAGCTGCATTGTATGTGTGCAATCAAGATCAGCTTGAGTTTGCAGAGCAGTTGAGATCACTGGAAGAGGATGCTACCAAGCAGCAAGACCCTTTCGAACGTACACCAGACGATCAACCGACTCGGGTATCGCTTCAGCCCGATCTGGTAACGTTCGACAACAATGCCCCGAGTCCGGATTCGGGTCCACCAGGGATAGTGGCCGTCACGGAGCAGATGCGTGCGTACTGTGAAGAATTAAAAGCCATACTAAATCTTCCTGAAGATGAAGAACCCTCTCAGGAACTGTCCGTCCCCTTAGAGCCGGAACCGGAACAGTGGGAAATTGTGGACACACCGGAAGCACTGGAAGCGCTAGAACAGttccaaaatgagctgctgaTTGCTGTTAGCGATCCAACGCAAACCGATGTTCGACCGTGCAGTAATCATGCGATTCGGGAAGAACCACTGCTGGAGCTTGAGGACAGATTCCCCGGCCCAATTGAGGTGGCCGGGCTGCAGATGGCACAGTACAGTGACAGTTTGAAAAGCCTGGAGTACGTCGAGGAAGGAACTGTGATGGATGAGGAAACGTTACCCCTTCCAGACGCTTACATCGAACGCGGGGAGTCACCGCAAGCGTTGCTTGTATCTTCAGAAGATTCTTCACAGCCCATAGTAACGATCAGCCATACACCTTCTACCGAGCCGGAACCATCCATCACGACAGTGAGCCTGCCAGGGGAGGAACACCCACCGACCAGCACGGAAGAAACGATGCTCACGTCGATGGAGTCCCGGGACGAGTCGAAGATCGAGGACACGAGCATGCCCGCGTTCAGTGATACCGAGCTTCCCTCCCTCTCATCGCCATTCACTTCCTTCTCACTTACCAATTCTAccattaacaacaacaacaacaacaattgcaTGCCAACTAACATCAGCCTCACGGAACAGGGTCCTAACCATCTTGTCACTAACCACACCTCGAATAACACGAATCCAAGTATTGAAGTAGGCGAGTCTGCGCTGGAAGTTGATCCAGAGCAACCGCAAGCAGTGGAATCGGTCGCTGACGTATGTTCGCTCGTTCCAGCACAAATAGCAACCAATGGAGGCGATGTACCGGAGGTACAGGGTGATTCTGGAGAGCAGGACGCGTCCGTGGATGCACCGGACACGCTCATACCAG GATCCATTGCCGAACGGGAGCATCTGAAGTGGCGCAATGCCAAACCGATCGCCAATAACCCGTACTCGCCCGATGTGCTCCAGCGTCGGCTGTCGGAAAAGACACGCCCGTCCAGCATGATCGAGATCGATCGGTTGGTGCGGAAGGAGGCGGCCCCAGCCACCGGAAGAGCTGCCGGCGGTGTGCTGATCGACGATGAGGAAACTCCAAAGGAACCGACGGATTCGGGGACAGAAAACGATCGCTCGTTACAGTCGGTGACGGGTGGCGTACTGACAGAAACGAAGAA GATCGGTCGCGAGTACTACATCAACGATCCAGAGCGTCTGCGTGCGGGCGGTGCCCCCTTAAAGTCCACCCTAGGTCCCCAGACGCAAACCCAGCAGCCATCGCACAGTACCGACGACGAGAAA TCCCTTCTGCTTGGCCGTGCTGTGGATGAGAGTGAAGCTGCAGCCCCTCAAAAACTCACCCCCGAACCGGTCAGCTCCCTGTACCGCTCGAGCAGCGTCGGTAAGCAGCGAGACCCCAGGGCGGAAGACATCTTCGCTGCCCGCCCGGTACAGGTGACGGCAGACGATCCGATCCTGCAGCAGGGCACGAAGGTGAGCTACCTCAGTACGGCGGCGGGCGAGATCTATCTCGTACCTGTGGAGTCAGAACCGAACGGAGGCTCACTGATGAGCTCTTCCTCTGAGCTAAGCTCCGTTCACTCACCGACGAACGCTCATCAGCGCCCGGAGCTGGATAGCCTTACGTACAGCGAAGACTCGGATGTGACGCGTATCTACGACCTAACGACCGGGGAGGCAAAGGTCGTCCGTACGTGTCACTCGGAAACGGAGCCACCGCACGATACGATCCTGCAAATACTACCTCAACCCTCACCGACCAAACAGCAGCCAGCGATAATGGCGACTGCCCCTAGTCATGaacagtcgtcgtcgtcgtccaacGTATCGGCCCTTAAAAGTCAACTTTCTACCGGCGAACGGGCGGATGCTGGAAGCTATCATCGCCGTTCGCCATTTCCCGTGAAACCACTCTCGCCCGAAACGATCAAATTCTTTGCGCCGAAGCGAAAGCTTAGCTTTACCGGCAGCACGAACAGTTTGGTGGGGGAGTCGGGGAGCAAGGGAGCTGGTAGTGAGCAGGGTACTACACACGTGCTGCCCTCGATGCACTCGTCGCTGCACATTGACTATCCCGCGAGCCGGAGCGCGACGGGCAGCGAGTTTGCGATCATCGAGAAGGATGTGATCGATGTGCTGCCGTCGGTGAAGGAGCTGGCCAAGTGTTACAGTGGTAGCACGAGCGATGTGTCCACGTTGCCACCGAAACCACTGTACAAACCGAGG GTCAAGCTTAGAAAG GACTTTATCCGCCAGTCGTCCGATGTGCTGAACGAGGAAGGCATGCCCAACACGAAGGGCCAGCGGCAGTACAGCAGCACGAGCAGCATAGCGGTGCGGGACGAGATACGGGAGATCCGAAAGCTCAACCTGGAAGCGTACCGACAGTCGACGTACTACCCGATGGCTCCCGGGCACAGCATAACGGCGCGCAGCCTGTCGAAGCAGATCCGTGAGCATAA GAGCAACGTTACAGACGACCATAAGGTGGGCCACCACCAGCAGGAGGAGCAAACGGCACCAGCACCGTTGGTGCCGGGTGGTGCCGACGGTGAGCTCAACGGAACCGatgcagacgacgaacccggcCATGCATCTCCGGAGCGTCCCGCCAGCCCCGTACTACTGCCCGGCCATCTGAAGAGTAGCATACAGTTTTTCGAAAGCCTCAAGAACAAACCGTAA
- the LOC1276506 gene encoding uncharacterized protein LOC1276506 isoform X16 encodes MWRKSRTNELREREAPPGVAGEKPGRTSGKGSIQDGRDAGSSLILPSTGGSLWLVVVKRRNYRRCVWCREQLPNLHRRDPFRKLSQRRRSSRKPDAAECYMCNANVELENPDSFATCRGCEKLVCRGENCCQWVESIGIWECTGCQSNRVIQQKAGEWLLNQLTVRLKHPGPVELKDGNLLGLGLDTDDTRSTTSSTTTTVSANQRVKVREFIEELLSAMLHGPLDDVSVGQLMKHESYLRLFRKFHTRLSRCLYNLERSIHHSLMSDLPLWEGQQQHHSPSDQHFELKRLIQKILEEIAKLPELLNHSGLPLRPEEHLPYFDPKKYEQLLATAVLNKVVDDYRNPKNFTDGGDVAGKGQTGAGATPYTGTTVDINHNQLSETGSSRSLLSKESLRQMSVTADDQAPQPHEGVSYSAIGTERRLSDTDESYLSDYIQRHKVPLPDLSDTTGSGSGAEDDDLQSLKSNATDGTWEENWLFRKRQLKTTESSIAMLVPSPTEEVKALIGDKNADEISDLSEAGSDCEGYESDGNVNGGTVPAVAPVVVASSSKDTTSEGISSSSKTQSLDEILPPDSLVSINSLPVNEEALSEATNSQLLADQVAQNGASERLQVDDLISIEPVADRVETTNPTLTNPFLDDVFEANNNVITDDVKMLQRTETGDNRSSATESNGYGDRKEIPIDRAQIATNGGDVPEVQGDSGEQDASVDAPDTLIPGSIAEREHLKWRNAKPIANNPYSPDVLQRRLSEKTRPSSMIEIDRLVRKEAAPATGRAAGGVLIDDEETPKEPTDSGTENDRSLQSVTGGVLTETKKIGREYYINDPERLRAGGAPLKSTLGPQTQTQQPSHSTDDEKSLLLGRAVDESEAAAPQKLTPEPVSSLYRSSSVGKQRDPRAEDIFAARPVQVTADDPILQQGTKVSYLSTAAGEIYLVPVESEPNGGSLMSSSSELSSVHSPTNAHQRPELDSLTYSEDSDVTRIYDLTTGEAKVVRTCHSETEPPHDTILQILPQPSPTKQQPAIMATAPSHEQSSSSSNVSALKSQLSTGERADAGSYHRRSPFPVKPLSPETIKFFAPKRKLSFTGSTNSLVGESGSKGAGSEQGTTHVLPSMHSSLHIDYPASRSATGSEFAIIEKDVIDVLPSVKELAKCYSGSTSDVSTLPPKPLYKPRVKLRKDFIRQSSDVLNEEGMPNTKGQRQYSSTSSIAVRDEIREIRKLNLEAYRQSTYYPMAPGHSITARSLSKQIREHKSNVTDDHKVGHHQQEEQTAPAPLVPGGADGELNGTDADDEPGHASPERPASPVLLPGHLKSSIQFFESLKNKP; translated from the exons ATGTGGAGGAAAAGCCGAACGAACGAATTGAGGGAACGAGAAGCACCACCTGGCGTGGCAGGGGAAAAGCCCGGCCGAACAAGCGGGAAAGGTAGCATACAGGATGGACGAGAtgcaggttcgtcgcttataCTTCCGAGCACCGGCGGCAGTCTCTGGTTAGTGGTCGTTAAGCGACGTAACTATCGCCGTTGCGTGTGGTGTAGGGAGCAGTTACCAAACTTGCATCGGCGCGATCCCTTCCG TAAACTCAGCCAACGACGGCGCTCTTCCCGGAAGCCCGATGCGGCAGAGTGTTACATGTGTAACGCAAACGTCGAGCTCGAAAATCCAGACAG CTTCGCAACATGCCGCGGTTGCGAAAAACTGGTCTGCCGGGGCGAAAACTGCTGCCAGTGGGTGGAATCGATCGGCATCTGGGAATGTACCGGCTGCCAGTCGAATCGCGTAATCCAGCAGAAGGCGGGCGAATGGCTGCTGAACCAGTTGACCGTCCGGCTGAAGCACCCGGGCCCGGTAGAGCTGAAGGACGGCAATCTGCTCGGTCTCGGTTTGG ACACGGACGATACTCGCAGCACCACTTCCAGCACAACGACGACCGTTTCGGCCAACCAGCGTGTGAAGGTGCGAGAATTTATCGAGGAGCTGCTGTCCGCTATGCTGCACGGTCCGCTGGACGATGTATCCGTTGGGCAGCTAATGAAACATGAAAGCT ATTTAAGACTTTTTCGCAAGTTCCACACACGTTTGAGCAGGTGTCTGTACAATCTAGAACGCTCGATCCATCACTCACTAATGTCGG atctaCCACTATGGGAAGgtcaacagcagcatcacagCCCGAGCGATCAGCACTTCGAGCTGAAGCGACTGATACAGAAGATACTGGAAGAGATCGCCAAGCTGCCGGAGCTGCTGAACCACAGTGGCCTTCCGCTACGGCCGGAAGAGCATCTGCCGTACTTCGATCCGAAGAAGTACGAGCAGCTGTTGGCCACTGCGGTGCTGAACAAG GTGGTGGACGACTATCGGAATCCGAAAAACTTCACCGACGGCGGTGACGTGGCAGGCAAGGGGCAGACCGGCGCTGGTGCCACCCCGTACACCGGTACCACGGTGGACATTAACCACAATCAGCTGTCCGAGACGG GTAGCAGCCGAAGTTTGCTGAGTAAAGAAAGCCTCAGACAGATGTCCGTAACG GCTGACGATCAAGCACCACAACCACACGAAGGCGTCAGCTACAGTGCGATCGGCACGGAAAGGCGACTCTCCGACACGGACGAATCCTACCTGAGCGACTACATCCAGCGGCATAAAGTCCCGCTGCCCGATCTGTCCGACACGACCGGATCCGGGTCCGGTGCCGAGGACGACGATCTGCAATCGCTCAAGTCGAACGCGACCGATGGTACGTGGGAGGAAAATTGGCTGTTCCGCAAGCGGCAACTGAAGACGACCGAATCCTCGATCGCCATGCTCGTACCGTCGCCCACCGAAGAGGTGAAAGCACTGATCGGGGACAAGAATGCGGATGAGATCAGTGATCTGTCTGAGGCAGGATCGGACTGTGAAGGGTACGAGTCGGATGGGAATGTGAACGGTGGCACTGTACCAGCGGTAGCGCCTGTGGTTGTGGCATCAAGCAGCAAAGACACAACGAGTGAGGGAATTTCGTCCTCCTCCAAGACACAATCACTGGACGAGATCCTGCCGCCCGACAGTCTCGTGTCGATCAACTCGTTGCCGGTCAATGAGGAGGCACTGTCGGAAGCTACCAACAGTCAGCTGCTGGCCGATCAGGTCGCACAGAACGGAGCCAGTGAACGTCTGCAGGTGGACGATCTGATCAGTATCGAACCGGTGGCGGACAGGGTGGAAACGACCAATCCAACCCTGACCAACCCATTCCTGGACGATGTGTTTGAGGCAAACAACAATGTTATAACGGACGACGTGAAGATGCTGCAGCGTACCGAGACAGGGGACAATCG CAGTTCCGCCACCGAATCCAACGGTTACGGTGACCGAAAAGAAATCCCAATAGATCGAG CACAAATAGCAACCAATGGAGGCGATGTACCGGAGGTACAGGGTGATTCTGGAGAGCAGGACGCGTCCGTGGATGCACCGGACACGCTCATACCAG GATCCATTGCCGAACGGGAGCATCTGAAGTGGCGCAATGCCAAACCGATCGCCAATAACCCGTACTCGCCCGATGTGCTCCAGCGTCGGCTGTCGGAAAAGACACGCCCGTCCAGCATGATCGAGATCGATCGGTTGGTGCGGAAGGAGGCGGCCCCAGCCACCGGAAGAGCTGCCGGCGGTGTGCTGATCGACGATGAGGAAACTCCAAAGGAACCGACGGATTCGGGGACAGAAAACGATCGCTCGTTACAGTCGGTGACGGGTGGCGTACTGACAGAAACGAAGAA GATCGGTCGCGAGTACTACATCAACGATCCAGAGCGTCTGCGTGCGGGCGGTGCCCCCTTAAAGTCCACCCTAGGTCCCCAGACGCAAACCCAGCAGCCATCGCACAGTACCGACGACGAGAAA TCCCTTCTGCTTGGCCGTGCTGTGGATGAGAGTGAAGCTGCAGCCCCTCAAAAACTCACCCCCGAACCGGTCAGCTCCCTGTACCGCTCGAGCAGCGTCGGTAAGCAGCGAGACCCCAGGGCGGAAGACATCTTCGCTGCCCGCCCGGTACAGGTGACGGCAGACGATCCGATCCTGCAGCAGGGCACGAAGGTGAGCTACCTCAGTACGGCGGCGGGCGAGATCTATCTCGTACCTGTGGAGTCAGAACCGAACGGAGGCTCACTGATGAGCTCTTCCTCTGAGCTAAGCTCCGTTCACTCACCGACGAACGCTCATCAGCGCCCGGAGCTGGATAGCCTTACGTACAGCGAAGACTCGGATGTGACGCGTATCTACGACCTAACGACCGGGGAGGCAAAGGTCGTCCGTACGTGTCACTCGGAAACGGAGCCACCGCACGATACGATCCTGCAAATACTACCTCAACCCTCACCGACCAAACAGCAGCCAGCGATAATGGCGACTGCCCCTAGTCATGaacagtcgtcgtcgtcgtccaacGTATCGGCCCTTAAAAGTCAACTTTCTACCGGCGAACGGGCGGATGCTGGAAGCTATCATCGCCGTTCGCCATTTCCCGTGAAACCACTCTCGCCCGAAACGATCAAATTCTTTGCGCCGAAGCGAAAGCTTAGCTTTACCGGCAGCACGAACAGTTTGGTGGGGGAGTCGGGGAGCAAGGGAGCTGGTAGTGAGCAGGGTACTACACACGTGCTGCCCTCGATGCACTCGTCGCTGCACATTGACTATCCCGCGAGCCGGAGCGCGACGGGCAGCGAGTTTGCGATCATCGAGAAGGATGTGATCGATGTGCTGCCGTCGGTGAAGGAGCTGGCCAAGTGTTACAGTGGTAGCACGAGCGATGTGTCCACGTTGCCACCGAAACCACTGTACAAACCGAGG GTCAAGCTTAGAAAG GACTTTATCCGCCAGTCGTCCGATGTGCTGAACGAGGAAGGCATGCCCAACACGAAGGGCCAGCGGCAGTACAGCAGCACGAGCAGCATAGCGGTGCGGGACGAGATACGGGAGATCCGAAAGCTCAACCTGGAAGCGTACCGACAGTCGACGTACTACCCGATGGCTCCCGGGCACAGCATAACGGCGCGCAGCCTGTCGAAGCAGATCCGTGAGCATAA GAGCAACGTTACAGACGACCATAAGGTGGGCCACCACCAGCAGGAGGAGCAAACGGCACCAGCACCGTTGGTGCCGGGTGGTGCCGACGGTGAGCTCAACGGAACCGatgcagacgacgaacccggcCATGCATCTCCGGAGCGTCCCGCCAGCCCCGTACTACTGCCCGGCCATCTGAAGAGTAGCATACAGTTTTTCGAAAGCCTCAAGAACAAACCGTAA